A window from Exiguobacterium marinum DSM 16307 encodes these proteins:
- a CDS encoding HAMP domain-containing sensor histidine kinase, with protein sequence MKRWIEQRISRQVMTILYILIALVTLTSIGTYFYTQQSIQETTVKLERISEQRARATDLFETWQSMQYELRGHVLLGESALLEEVRTAQTNINEQTIWFETQAKNEEEVQFAEDARLLFSIYTTRVMPALEQYVVAKQAGEIDESFLQMRTVGQFMPKNETSTQTRFKLNSSSAADMSASIVDMESVFTDYRQNLDFQESELRDSLSKQLVKAQWMWLLILLGALFLLFVGLQPYILRLINQLQTLMVNSERLSNNPNATLIPIKPLKNEVGQLSKAFNEMATSLQNQQSQVDLEREKTARILHTMRDSIVYTELSTNERFANSALFDLYEHPIPSQERGSLYPIAMHYPMFMNQLDNPEELNRFTKRAKEEGVFEETYTYSMLDGQKTIRMYAEPIDLNNERVGVIFVSRDITQETEINRLKTELVATVSHELRTPLTSILGFSELLKNRKLKEEKRTRYLEMITSETKRLERLVSDLLDVQKMEAGMGTPEFQVESLFELLSDILEIHAGSTEHHFFHFNCDESIFVAGDPAQLRQVFSNILNNSIKYSPNGGNVTVDVTCEQDTIQIAITDEGLGLSDEDADRIFDKFYRSSSEESKRIGGTGLGLSICKEIVQLHGGTIAVRSQIGKGTTMMVELPMVNHINEKSSS encoded by the coding sequence ATGAAACGTTGGATTGAACAACGCATTAGTCGACAAGTTATGACAATTTTATATATATTGATTGCCTTAGTGACGCTCACGTCGATTGGAACCTATTTTTATACACAGCAATCGATTCAAGAGACGACCGTAAAATTAGAAAGAATCAGTGAGCAACGTGCACGGGCGACAGACCTATTTGAAACGTGGCAATCGATGCAATACGAGTTAAGAGGTCACGTGCTTCTTGGAGAAAGTGCTCTATTAGAAGAAGTACGAACAGCTCAGACGAATATCAATGAGCAAACAATCTGGTTCGAGACACAAGCAAAAAATGAAGAAGAAGTACAGTTTGCTGAAGATGCGCGCCTCCTCTTTTCTATCTATACGACGCGCGTCATGCCGGCACTAGAGCAATATGTGGTTGCGAAGCAGGCAGGAGAAATTGATGAATCGTTCCTGCAGATGCGCACCGTAGGACAATTCATGCCGAAAAATGAAACGTCCACGCAAACAAGATTTAAGCTGAACTCAAGTAGTGCGGCCGATATGAGTGCGAGCATCGTCGATATGGAATCGGTCTTTACCGATTATCGACAAAATCTTGATTTTCAAGAAAGTGAATTACGAGACTCGCTGTCGAAACAGTTAGTGAAAGCACAATGGATGTGGCTCTTGATTTTACTCGGGGCACTCTTCTTGTTATTCGTCGGCTTACAACCGTATATTTTAAGACTGATAAATCAATTGCAAACGCTGATGGTCAACAGTGAACGACTCTCGAATAATCCGAATGCGACCCTTATTCCAATCAAACCGTTGAAAAACGAAGTCGGACAGTTATCGAAGGCATTTAATGAAATGGCAACCTCACTTCAAAATCAACAAAGCCAAGTCGACTTAGAACGTGAGAAGACCGCCCGTATTTTGCACACGATGCGGGACTCGATTGTATACACAGAACTTTCAACGAACGAACGTTTTGCGAACAGCGCGCTCTTTGACTTATATGAACACCCGATTCCATCACAGGAGCGGGGGAGCTTATATCCAATTGCGATGCATTACCCGATGTTTATGAATCAACTCGATAATCCAGAGGAACTGAATCGCTTCACTAAGCGTGCGAAAGAAGAAGGTGTGTTCGAGGAAACGTACACGTATTCGATGCTTGATGGGCAGAAGACGATTCGGATGTACGCAGAACCGATTGATTTGAATAACGAACGGGTCGGTGTGATTTTCGTATCACGAGATATTACCCAGGAAACAGAAATCAATCGTCTGAAGACAGAGCTCGTGGCGACGGTATCCCATGAGTTACGGACACCACTCACATCAATTCTTGGATTTTCAGAACTTCTGAAAAATCGTAAATTAAAAGAAGAGAAGCGAACTCGATATTTAGAGATGATTACGAGTGAAACAAAACGGCTCGAACGGCTCGTGAGTGATTTGTTAGACGTACAAAAAATGGAGGCGGGAATGGGAACACCGGAATTTCAAGTCGAAAGTTTATTTGAACTGCTGTCCGATATCCTCGAGATTCATGCTGGTTCAACGGAGCACCACTTCTTCCACTTTAACTGTGACGAATCCATTTTTGTGGCGGGCGACCCGGCGCAGTTGCGTCAAGTATTTTCGAACATCTTGAACAATTCTATAAAATATTCACCAAACGGTGGGAATGTAACGGTTGATGTAACGTGTGAGCAAGACACGATTCAAATCGCCATCACAGATGAAGGACTTGGACTTTCTGACGAAGACGCGGATCGGATTTTCGATAAGTTTTACCGCTCTTCATCGGAAGAGAGTAAACGAATCGGCGGAACCGGTTTAGGTCTATCCATTTGTAAAGAAATCGTTCAACTGCACGGTGGTACGATTGCCGTTCGCTCTCAAATTGGAAAAGGTACAACGATGATGGTTGAGTTACCGATGGTCAATCATATCAATGAAAAAAGTTCTTCCTAA
- a CDS encoding flagellar hook-basal body protein translates to MLRGLYTAAGAMNALQRQQEILSNNLGNVRTPGFKASDGVVRSFPEMLLAQVSNPDNGKSRVKGEVGTLSMGVYLQETMPRFSAGSITESGSPTDLYLKAPTDFTGAPMFAVEQGEETLYTTNGRFSIDEALFLRSADGGYILSDEGERIQLPSSEFQVGKDGVITSLGQNVGTLGAYQIDDLTTLEQVGNDWRVTGDAPAPAQVEVLQGFIEEANVNLDQTMADLMMTYRQFEANQKVVQAYDKSAERAIEIARIR, encoded by the coding sequence ATGCTACGCGGATTATATACAGCAGCGGGTGCGATGAATGCCCTTCAGCGCCAGCAAGAGATTTTAAGCAATAACCTTGGTAATGTCCGAACCCCGGGCTTCAAGGCGTCTGACGGCGTGGTCCGATCGTTTCCGGAGATGTTACTCGCGCAAGTCAGTAACCCAGATAACGGGAAGTCGCGTGTGAAAGGAGAGGTAGGGACTCTTTCGATGGGTGTCTATCTTCAAGAAACGATGCCCCGTTTCTCGGCTGGAAGTATCACAGAATCCGGTAGCCCGACAGACCTTTATTTAAAGGCACCTACTGATTTCACGGGAGCTCCGATGTTTGCAGTCGAACAGGGCGAGGAAACATTGTACACGACAAACGGACGCTTCTCGATTGACGAGGCATTATTCCTTCGCTCTGCGGACGGTGGGTATATCCTCTCCGATGAGGGGGAACGAATTCAGTTGCCATCAAGTGAGTTCCAAGTAGGAAAAGATGGGGTCATCACCTCTCTTGGACAAAATGTGGGGACACTTGGTGCTTATCAAATCGATGATTTGACAACACTGGAGCAAGTCGGAAATGACTGGCGTGTGACGGGTGATGCGCCTGCTCCTGCACAAGTAGAGGTATTGCAAGGATTTATTGAAGAAGCGAACGTCAATCTCGATCAGACGATGGCAGATCTTATGATGACGTATCGTCAGTTTGAAGCCAATCAAAAAGTCGTCCAAGCGTATGATAAAAGTGCCGAGCGGGCAATCGAAATCGCTCGTATTCGTTAA
- a CDS encoding flagellar hook-basal body protein, translated as MQSIYNSVNSLSQLQRQLDVTGHNIANVDTVGFKRQQGQFASLLSQAYNNQPRPEFEIGRDTPNGIRIGVGGHVADITQQFNIGQVRTTDRGLDVFLKASRQFFVVDTPNGVGVTRSGNMQLSVGDETTLVDVNGNPLLGDDGNPITMPNDATNQRIRQDGVVVASMNGVEQEFGRLDIVEVRNTSELRPLGDNVFAADLETEVDRPLGNLLIEGTLESSNVDLTKEMTDMTITQRAYQMNSRAMSMSDQMMGLVTALRP; from the coding sequence ATGCAGTCTATTTATAATTCGGTTAACTCCCTGTCCCAACTACAACGTCAATTGGATGTGACAGGTCATAACATCGCGAACGTCGATACGGTCGGGTTCAAGCGGCAGCAGGGACAGTTTGCTTCCTTGTTGTCACAGGCATACAATAACCAACCGCGCCCGGAATTTGAAATTGGCCGTGATACGCCGAATGGGATTCGAATCGGCGTTGGTGGACATGTCGCCGACATCACACAACAATTCAATATCGGACAAGTACGTACGACAGATCGCGGTTTGGACGTCTTCTTGAAGGCGAGCCGTCAATTTTTCGTTGTAGACACACCGAATGGCGTCGGTGTGACACGCAGTGGGAATATGCAACTGTCAGTTGGTGACGAGACGACACTTGTCGATGTGAACGGAAACCCGCTTCTTGGAGATGACGGCAATCCGATTACGATGCCGAACGATGCGACGAATCAGCGTATTCGCCAAGATGGCGTAGTCGTCGCAAGCATGAACGGAGTGGAACAAGAATTTGGACGTCTCGACATCGTGGAAGTCCGCAATACATCGGAATTAAGACCGCTTGGGGATAACGTGTTCGCAGCGGATTTGGAGACCGAAGTCGATCGTCCGCTCGGAAATCTATTGATTGAAGGGACACTCGAGTCATCGAACGTTGATTTGACGAAAGAGATGACCGACATGACCATTACACAACGTGCGTATCAAATGAACTCACGGGCCATGTCGATGAGTGATCAAATGATGGGACTTGTCACAGCATTGCGTCCATAA
- a CDS encoding glycerate kinase family protein gives MRIVVAMDSFKGSLSSMEANQAVMHALDGHEVIAIPISDGGEGFLDAWFKTHEDATVVEEVVTCLDGVERTARFGFEPSTKHAVIEVAETTGLTLLSHVDPWRYSSIGVGHQIVQALDCGASVITVGLGGSGTIDGGKGLLEALGVRFFDTFGSVLSTIPHQIHEVASIDWSGLDPRVRNVEWRIASDVRNPLIGENGAAHVFGPQKGLAADEVIRYDEILESYANCFEQDMRIWQGGGAAGGIGFAFLQLGATYMKGIEEIVKWSKMEELLKEADWLITGEGKFDAQSLEGKAPYGLARLAHTYGVPTLVFTGQSDYTSHVESGIVAIFPIVSRVMTLEEAIWEAAPLLTNAVRRVRHVIEKAPRQ, from the coding sequence ATGCGAATCGTGGTTGCGATGGACTCATTCAAAGGCTCACTTTCGAGTATGGAAGCCAATCAAGCCGTCATGCATGCACTCGATGGGCATGAAGTGATCGCTATTCCGATTTCGGACGGAGGTGAGGGGTTTCTTGATGCCTGGTTCAAGACGCACGAAGATGCGACGGTCGTGGAAGAGGTCGTCACATGTCTGGATGGAGTAGAACGTACCGCTCGATTTGGTTTCGAACCGTCGACGAAACATGCGGTCATCGAAGTGGCAGAAACGACAGGTTTGACACTCCTCTCGCATGTCGACCCGTGGCGCTACAGTTCAATTGGAGTTGGACATCAGATTGTTCAAGCACTAGACTGTGGAGCAAGCGTGATCACCGTTGGGCTTGGCGGGAGCGGAACGATTGATGGTGGGAAAGGATTGCTTGAGGCGCTGGGTGTTCGCTTTTTTGATACGTTCGGGTCAGTGTTATCTACTATCCCGCATCAGATTCATGAGGTAGCATCGATAGATTGGTCGGGTCTCGATCCGAGAGTACGCAACGTCGAGTGGCGAATCGCCTCCGATGTGCGTAATCCGCTGATTGGAGAGAACGGGGCAGCGCATGTGTTCGGTCCTCAGAAAGGATTGGCAGCAGATGAAGTAATCCGATATGACGAAATCCTTGAAAGCTATGCGAATTGTTTTGAACAGGATATGAGAATATGGCAGGGAGGAGGGGCAGCTGGAGGCATCGGGTTTGCGTTCTTACAGCTCGGTGCAACATACATGAAAGGCATCGAAGAAATAGTCAAGTGGTCTAAGATGGAAGAACTGTTGAAAGAGGCAGATTGGCTCATCACAGGAGAAGGAAAGTTTGATGCGCAAAGTCTTGAAGGAAAGGCACCTTACGGATTGGCCCGTCTCGCACATACGTATGGGGTACCGACACTCGTCTTCACGGGACAATCCGATTATACCTCTCATGTGGAATCCGGCATCGTTGCGATTTTTCCGATCGTGTCACGGGTTATGACGTTAGAAGAAGCGATATGGGAAGCGGCCCCGCTGCTAACAAATGCAGTTCGACGTGTACGTCACGTCATTGAAAAAGCGCCTCGACAATAG
- the mscL gene encoding large conductance mechanosensitive channel protein MscL, with product MWKEFKKFAMRGNVIDLAIAVVLGAAFTAIVNSLVNDIFMPLLGIIIGGIDFSSLKVSVLGVDVLYGNFIQQIVSFVLIAIALFLIVKVINRLQREKEVEEAAAPIPTKEEQLLTEIRDLLKERSQ from the coding sequence ATGTGGAAAGAATTTAAAAAATTTGCGATGCGAGGAAATGTCATCGATTTGGCGATCGCTGTCGTATTAGGTGCAGCATTCACAGCCATCGTGAACTCGCTCGTCAACGATATTTTTATGCCGCTTCTCGGAATCATTATTGGAGGAATTGATTTTTCTAGTTTAAAAGTAAGCGTACTTGGCGTCGACGTTCTATACGGGAACTTCATTCAACAAATTGTATCTTTCGTCTTGATTGCCATCGCACTCTTCTTGATCGTAAAAGTCATCAACCGTCTGCAACGTGAGAAGGAAGTCGAAGAGGCCGCTGCCCCGATTCCTACGAAAGAAGAACAATTGTTGACAGAAATTCGTGATCTTTTGAAAGAACGTTCCCAGTGA
- a CDS encoding DNA-directed RNA polymerase subunit beta, with protein sequence MANDEQTSSEEQKGSPEQETEQKKRSRLSNHRRFPILLRVLVVLVLAIAMLALGAIIGYSVIGGGDWKDVFDIETWRHITDFWLTS encoded by the coding sequence GTGGCGAACGATGAACAAACGAGTTCGGAAGAACAAAAAGGTTCACCGGAACAAGAGACAGAGCAGAAAAAGCGATCACGATTGTCGAATCATCGTCGATTCCCGATCTTACTGCGTGTACTCGTTGTTTTAGTGTTGGCAATCGCGATGCTCGCACTCGGAGCGATCATTGGATATAGCGTCATTGGCGGAGGCGATTGGAAAGATGTATTCGACATCGAAACATGGCGCCATATCACCGACTTTTGGCTAACCTCTTAA
- the fabZ gene encoding 3-hydroxyacyl-ACP dehydratase FabZ, protein MYTVEQIKEVIPHRYPFLLIDRILEVEEKKRAVGLKNVTANEEFFNGHFPDYNVMPGVLIVEALAQVGAFAMLKDESNRGKLAFFAGIDNCRFKRQVVPGDQLRLEVEIMKIRGPIGKGRAVATVDGEVACEAELTFALK, encoded by the coding sequence ATGTATACAGTTGAGCAAATCAAAGAAGTAATTCCACACAGATACCCGTTTCTGTTAATTGATCGAATTTTAGAAGTCGAGGAAAAGAAGCGTGCTGTCGGATTAAAAAATGTCACGGCGAACGAAGAGTTCTTTAACGGGCATTTCCCAGACTATAACGTCATGCCAGGCGTCTTGATTGTTGAGGCACTCGCACAGGTCGGTGCTTTCGCGATGTTGAAAGACGAATCAAATCGAGGCAAGCTCGCCTTTTTCGCAGGGATTGACAACTGTCGTTTCAAACGTCAAGTCGTTCCGGGCGATCAGCTGCGTCTTGAGGTGGAAATCATGAAAATACGTGGCCCAATCGGTAAAGGACGTGCCGTGGCTACGGTAGATGGAGAAGTTGCTTGTGAAGCAGAACTCACTTTCGCCTTGAAGTAA
- a CDS encoding methyl-accepting chemotaxis protein: protein MKQKSQSLQTRILAAMLVFVTLLIVTFGVVQYFSTKHSVLSTLHATMIEDGERINEEFDADAYTSFLGNPSKNEQYEQFREYLDTYRQQIGAMYVYTIATEDEDVQIIVDGLNSADAADIGTSTTALTYERVEAAFQGKTVTTDIIDDPEYGEYVTVLVPIKRGSEVVGVLGIDKAATEVAAITGEVLKESLLPILIGLIILLVMSAVVIWRYLGWKLRPLQSLERVATSIAEGDLATATNEVEKIHLKSDDEIKRLTASMDKMTHMLKDLISGIQTSAQTVRDESGNVSGISEEVNDASRQIAYTMEEIASGVENQSVLTMRLYGHMNEFSTLVEQTTSDGEQVSEQAEVVSRVTMDGLSYMESAVDKMTHIHTQVKTSQGQVRDFEQQADEVTELVTMIRQISQQTNLLALNAAIEAARAGEHGKGFAVVASEIRKLSDSVADSVSEISEIVGSVKQNSIALGETFTESMTAAEEGKATLESTKHAFTEIEQSVRHMQQLTGSMRGQLDRVKTNQDQIQHGLSEIASISEESTAGNEEVAASTEQMSATSETMNRLVKDLSSTAESMQQMSQQFKL, encoded by the coding sequence ATGAAACAGAAATCACAATCCTTACAGACACGCATTTTAGCAGCGATGTTAGTCTTCGTCACGTTGCTCATCGTCACGTTCGGGGTCGTTCAGTATTTTAGTACGAAACATTCCGTACTCAGCACGCTTCATGCGACGATGATTGAGGACGGCGAACGAATTAATGAGGAGTTCGATGCAGATGCATATACATCCTTTTTGGGGAATCCGTCAAAAAATGAACAATATGAACAGTTTCGTGAATATCTAGATACATATCGCCAACAAATCGGAGCTATGTATGTGTATACGATTGCCACAGAGGATGAAGACGTTCAAATCATCGTGGATGGCTTGAATTCGGCAGATGCAGCGGACATCGGGACGTCGACCACAGCGCTGACGTATGAAAGAGTAGAGGCAGCATTTCAAGGAAAGACCGTCACGACCGATATCATCGATGATCCGGAATACGGGGAGTATGTCACGGTACTCGTCCCAATCAAACGCGGTAGCGAGGTCGTTGGTGTACTCGGCATCGATAAAGCTGCAACCGAAGTCGCAGCGATTACGGGAGAAGTATTGAAAGAGAGTTTACTCCCAATCCTCATCGGCCTCATCATCTTACTTGTGATGTCAGCCGTCGTTATTTGGCGTTATCTTGGATGGAAGTTGCGACCGCTCCAATCGCTAGAGCGCGTGGCGACCTCAATTGCGGAAGGCGATTTGGCGACAGCAACGAATGAGGTCGAGAAAATTCATCTGAAATCGGACGATGAAATTAAGCGTCTCACGGCATCGATGGACAAAATGACCCATATGTTGAAAGATTTGATTTCCGGTATTCAAACGTCGGCACAGACGGTACGTGACGAGAGCGGCAACGTCTCAGGCATCTCAGAAGAAGTGAATGATGCCTCTCGACAAATTGCCTATACGATGGAAGAAATCGCGAGTGGTGTCGAAAACCAAAGTGTGTTGACGATGCGTCTATATGGACATATGAATGAATTTTCGACGCTTGTCGAGCAAACGACATCTGATGGAGAGCAAGTGAGCGAACAGGCAGAGGTCGTCAGTCGGGTGACGATGGACGGTCTGAGTTATATGGAAAGTGCTGTCGACAAAATGACACATATCCATACGCAGGTGAAGACGTCACAAGGACAAGTTCGAGACTTTGAACAACAAGCCGACGAGGTGACTGAACTCGTGACGATGATTCGACAAATCTCGCAACAAACGAATTTACTCGCACTGAACGCGGCGATTGAAGCGGCTCGTGCCGGTGAGCACGGAAAAGGATTTGCGGTCGTCGCTTCAGAGATTCGTAAACTGTCCGACAGTGTTGCTGATTCCGTCAGTGAGATTTCGGAGATTGTCGGAAGCGTCAAACAAAACTCGATTGCGCTCGGGGAAACGTTTACAGAAAGCATGACAGCGGCTGAGGAAGGTAAAGCGACACTCGAATCGACGAAGCATGCTTTCACTGAAATCGAACAGAGTGTCCGTCATATGCAACAGTTGACTGGATCGATGCGTGGTCAACTAGACCGAGTGAAGACAAATCAAGACCAGATTCAACACGGGTTGTCCGAAATCGCTTCAATTTCGGAAGAGAGCACGGCTGGGAATGAAGAAGTGGCTGCATCAACTGAACAGATGTCAGCGACGAGTGAGACGATGAACCGTCTCGTCAAAGACTTGTCAAGTACGGCAGAGTCGATGCAACAGATGAGTCAGCAGTTCAAGTTGTAA
- a CDS encoding C45 family autoproteolytic acyltransferase/hydolase, whose product MQQFSSELTQFRGSHYDFGRFQGKYIKRSQLLENRTDQWKLRVPRFEIDATEAKAAFEEFAPKIWEELIGLQDELKLSLNDTLLHFGHFRVNNPISGCSILTGDNFLVRNYDYHPMTYDGRYNVFQPDDGYAVIGPVSRITGRMDGMNEKGLAMGYNFINRRRPGDGFVCQMIGRIILETCATVEEAVDLLKEIPHRGSFTYVVHDKSSKTRVIEATPRDIQVRESNICTNHFELLQHENRYHLDDSTRRMMEIKVVQHLIQDAESAFRLMNDSDKGVFSELYKSWAGTIHTAAYFPETLETWFALGGDRDPVIFDFQKWLDGEDFDIHALDGELSTDIEFANTVQLWR is encoded by the coding sequence ATGCAACAATTCTCTAGTGAACTGACACAATTTCGTGGAAGTCATTATGATTTCGGTCGATTTCAAGGTAAATATATAAAGCGAAGTCAATTGCTTGAGAATCGGACGGATCAATGGAAACTACGTGTCCCCCGATTTGAGATTGATGCCACAGAGGCGAAGGCTGCTTTTGAGGAGTTCGCTCCAAAGATTTGGGAAGAGTTGATTGGCCTCCAAGATGAGCTAAAATTATCACTCAATGATACACTGCTTCATTTCGGGCATTTCCGCGTCAATAATCCAATCAGCGGATGTTCGATTCTGACGGGAGATAACTTTCTCGTCCGCAATTACGACTACCATCCAATGACGTATGACGGACGTTACAACGTCTTTCAGCCCGATGATGGATATGCAGTCATCGGACCGGTCTCTCGCATTACGGGTCGGATGGACGGGATGAATGAAAAAGGACTCGCCATGGGCTATAACTTTATCAATCGTCGTCGACCTGGAGACGGCTTCGTCTGTCAGATGATCGGACGCATCATTCTCGAAACATGCGCGACGGTGGAAGAAGCGGTCGACTTATTAAAAGAGATTCCGCATCGCGGCTCATTTACGTACGTCGTTCATGACAAGTCGTCGAAAACACGTGTGATTGAGGCGACGCCTCGTGACATTCAAGTCCGCGAATCAAATATCTGCACGAATCATTTCGAACTATTGCAACATGAGAATCGCTACCACCTTGATGATTCCACGCGTCGCATGATGGAAATCAAAGTGGTGCAGCACTTGATTCAAGATGCGGAAAGCGCATTTCGTCTCATGAACGACTCCGATAAAGGAGTCTTCTCTGAACTTTATAAAAGTTGGGCCGGGACGATTCACACGGCTGCCTATTTCCCGGAAACACTCGAGACATGGTTTGCGCTCGGCGGGGACCGCGACCCGGTCATCTTCGACTTCCAAAAGTGGCTCGACGGGGAAGACTTCGATATTCATGCGCTGGACGGTGAACTCTCGACCGATATTGAGTTTGCGAACACGGTTCAACTTTGGCGCTGA
- a CDS encoding maltose/glucose-specific PTS transporter subunit IIC: MSRLFERAQQFGKSFMLPIAVLPAAGLLLGIGGALSNPNTVQAYPFLDIDWLQHLFTIMAAAGSIVFANLAVLFAIGVAVGLAKSDKGTAGLAAMLGYLIMNATINAMLQITGELMETNLASAGQGMALGIQTLETGVFGGILIGIVTALLHNRYNKQVLPQFLGFFSGSRFVPIITSFVAIGVGIGLYFIWPTVQNGIFSLGGIVEKTGYIGTFIYGFVLRMLGPFGLHHIFYIPFWTTGLGGSMVIDGTLIEGTQKIFFAQLADPNTTQFYEGTARFMSGRFITMMFGLLGAALAMYHCAKPEQKKVVFGLLFSAALTSFLTGITEPLEFAFLFVAPVLYLVHAIFDGLAFMMAHIFEITIGQTFSGGFIDFILFGVLQGNDKTNWMLVPVIGAFWFLLYYVTFRFLITKFNFMTPGRSDEVAKTADIAASGRTTAIIAALGGDDNIETVDCCATRLRVTVNDNQHVREDLLKETGAHGVVQKGNGIQVIYGPSVTIIKNEVQEALGRGE, from the coding sequence ATGTCACGTCTCTTTGAACGAGCGCAACAATTCGGGAAATCGTTCATGTTGCCGATTGCTGTCTTACCGGCAGCAGGACTATTGTTAGGGATTGGGGGCGCATTGTCTAACCCAAATACGGTACAAGCATATCCGTTTCTTGACATCGACTGGTTGCAACATCTGTTCACGATTATGGCAGCCGCAGGTTCGATTGTATTTGCGAACTTGGCTGTATTATTTGCTATCGGTGTCGCTGTTGGACTTGCGAAGTCTGATAAAGGAACGGCCGGTTTGGCGGCAATGCTTGGTTATTTGATTATGAATGCGACCATCAACGCTATGCTTCAGATTACAGGAGAGTTGATGGAAACGAACTTAGCAAGTGCCGGTCAAGGAATGGCACTTGGAATCCAAACACTCGAAACCGGTGTGTTTGGCGGGATATTGATTGGGATTGTCACGGCACTCTTGCATAACCGCTATAACAAGCAAGTACTTCCACAGTTTCTCGGCTTCTTCAGCGGATCACGCTTTGTGCCGATTATTACATCATTCGTGGCGATTGGTGTTGGGATTGGACTCTATTTCATTTGGCCGACGGTACAGAATGGGATTTTCTCACTAGGTGGTATCGTTGAGAAAACAGGTTATATTGGAACGTTCATCTATGGGTTCGTCCTAAGGATGCTTGGGCCATTCGGGTTGCACCATATTTTCTACATTCCGTTTTGGACTACTGGACTCGGGGGCTCAATGGTCATCGACGGTACATTGATTGAAGGAACACAAAAGATTTTCTTCGCACAATTGGCTGATCCAAATACGACACAGTTCTATGAGGGGACAGCGCGTTTCATGTCTGGACGATTCATCACGATGATGTTTGGTCTTCTCGGTGCAGCGCTTGCGATGTATCACTGTGCCAAACCAGAGCAAAAGAAAGTCGTATTCGGTCTCTTGTTTTCTGCCGCACTCACATCGTTCTTGACGGGAATCACGGAACCGCTCGAATTCGCGTTCTTATTCGTGGCGCCAGTCCTCTATTTGGTCCATGCCATCTTTGATGGACTTGCCTTTATGATGGCTCACATCTTTGAGATTACAATTGGTCAAACGTTTTCCGGAGGATTCATCGACTTTATTTTATTCGGGGTTTTACAAGGGAATGACAAGACGAACTGGATGCTCGTACCGGTCATCGGTGCCTTCTGGTTCTTGCTCTACTACGTTACGTTCCGCTTCCTAATCACGAAGTTCAACTTCATGACACCAGGACGCTCGGATGAGGTAGCGAAGACGGCAGACATCGCAGCATCAGGTCGTACAACAGCCATCATTGCGGCACTAGGTGGCGATGACAATATTGAGACGGTCGATTGCTGCGCGACACGCCTCCGCGTTACCGTTAACGACAATCAACATGTCCGTGAAGACTTGTTGAAAGAGACAGGCGCGCACGGGGTGGTTCAAAAAGGGAATGGGATTCAGGTAATCTACGGTCCTTCTGTTACAATTATTAAGAATGAAGTCCAAGAGGCGTTAGGCCGGGGCGAATAA